A genomic segment from Nicotiana sylvestris chromosome 1, ASM39365v2, whole genome shotgun sequence encodes:
- the LOC138874455 gene encoding uncharacterized protein, with the protein MHRNSTPYRPKANGVVEAANKNIKKILRKMIQSSRQWHEKLTFALLGYRTIVRTSVGATPYLLVYVTEAIIPAEVEIPSLRIIIEAEIEDNEWVKTCLEQLTLIDERQMVAVFHGKLYQQRMARAYNKKVWPRNFKVGQLVLRRILPLHKEAKGKFAPNWKGLYIIKKLLPKGALYLGDIEGNDPEITVNVDAVKRYYV; encoded by the coding sequence ATGCATCGGAACTCTACCCCTTATCGCCCCAAAGCTAATGGTGTTGTTGAAgcagcgaacaaaaacatcaagaagatcctcaggaaaatgattcaaagttctagacaatggcatgaaaagttgacgtttgcattgttgggatatcgcacaatCGTGCGCACATCAGTTGGAGCAACACCATATCTATTGGTTTATGTCACTGAAGCcataatacccgcagaagttgaaattccatctctcCGAATCATCattgaagctgagattgaggataatgaatgggtcaaaacctgtTTAGAACAGTTGACCCTAATTGATGAAAGGCAGATGGTCGCAGTTTTCCACGGgaagttgtatcaacaaagaatggcccgtgcctacaacaagaaagtgtggCCTAGGAATTTTAAGgtggggcaacttgttttgagacgtattctcccgcttcacaaggaagcaaaaggaaagttcgctccaAACTGGAAAGGTCTATACATTATAAAAAAATTGTTGCCGAAAggggcattgtacttgggagacattgaaggaaatgaccctgaaataactgtcaatgtaGACGCGGTCAAAAGGTATTACGTTTAA
- the LOC138874459 gene encoding uncharacterized protein: protein MEIDQDMEELLIIGDSDLIIRQAQGEWETQYVKLLSYMQHVEDRSKWFKSIEFRYIPRFHNELADALATLASMLPYPCNVHIDPLEIQIRERYRYCNTVEVEPDIQPWYHDIKRFLKTKKYPKQASGDQKRTIRRLASGFFLSGEVLYKRTPDLNLLRCVDAQGAGRIMNELHA, encoded by the coding sequence ATGGAAATCGATCAGGACatggaagaattgttaatcataggagattctgacttgattatccgacaagctcaaggtgaatgggaaactcaaTATGTCAAGCTTCTTTCATAcatgcaacatgtggaagatcgtAGCAAATGGTTCAAATccatcgagttcaggtacattccccggtttcacaatgagttagccgaTGCACTGGCTACTTTGGCCTCAATGTTGCCGTATCCATgcaatgtccacattgacccattggaaatccaaatccgagaaagaTATCGTTATTGCAATACAGTTGAGGTGGAACCAgatattcagccatggtatcatgatatcaaaagatttttgaaaacaaagaAATATCCCAAGCAAgctagtggagaccaaaagagaaccattagaaggctagctagtggtttcttcttgagtggagaggtcttgtacaaaaggactccagatctgaaccttctAAGATGTGTGGATGCCCAAGGGGCCGGAAGAATCATGAATGAACTGCACGCATGA